A stretch of Streptomyces vietnamensis DNA encodes these proteins:
- a CDS encoding AAA family ATPase — protein MTWKPYYRGDGERRVTPLADPPPWRSFPRTPQHRQYQPPHGLVDAVNAAVHLRRPLLVSGPAGSGKSTVIEQVAHELDLGPVLRWHITSRSTLTEALYRYDALGRIHAQSLRTAAARGARNGRSRDDIAPFLQLGPLGTALLPSERPRALLVDEIDKSDLDLPSDLLEVLERGEYEIPELVRYRRSRVMVRQWDSDEEHLVEDGRVQCTQFPFILLTSNGERDFSPAFLRRCVRYTMPPLTAELLHGIVRAHFDDVPDGGEDLVEGFAARVMAGEHLAIDQLLNAVALLTGDQAPQGAQHEELRALILRELSRV, from the coding sequence GTGACCTGGAAGCCCTACTACAGAGGTGACGGCGAGCGGCGGGTCACCCCGCTGGCCGACCCGCCGCCGTGGCGATCGTTCCCGCGCACACCGCAGCACCGCCAGTACCAGCCGCCCCACGGCCTCGTCGACGCCGTCAATGCGGCGGTCCACCTGCGCCGGCCGCTGCTGGTCAGCGGCCCCGCAGGCTCCGGGAAGTCCACCGTGATCGAGCAGGTGGCGCACGAGCTGGACCTCGGACCGGTGCTGCGCTGGCACATCACCTCGCGCAGCACCCTGACCGAAGCCCTGTACCGCTATGACGCGCTGGGCCGCATCCACGCCCAGAGCCTGCGCACGGCGGCGGCGCGCGGCGCGCGCAACGGCCGGAGCCGGGACGACATCGCCCCCTTCCTGCAACTCGGCCCCCTCGGCACCGCGCTTCTGCCCTCCGAGCGGCCTCGCGCCCTGCTCGTCGACGAGATCGACAAGAGCGACCTGGACCTGCCCAGCGACCTCCTGGAGGTCCTGGAGCGCGGAGAGTACGAGATCCCCGAACTCGTCCGTTACCGGCGCTCCCGCGTCATGGTCCGGCAGTGGGACAGCGACGAGGAACACCTCGTCGAGGACGGCCGCGTGCAGTGCACCCAGTTCCCGTTCATCCTCCTGACCAGCAACGGCGAGCGGGACTTCTCACCCGCCTTCCTGCGCCGGTGCGTCCGCTACACGATGCCGCCGCTCACCGCCGAACTGCTGCACGGCATCGTCCGGGCCCACTTCGACGATGTGCCGGACGGCGGAGAGGACCTCGTCGAGGGGTTCGCCGCACGCGTCATGGCGGGCGAACACCTGGCCATCGACCAACTGCTCAACGCGGTGGCCCTGCTCACCGGCGACCAGGCCCCACAAGGCGCCCAGCACGAGGAACTGCGCGCACTGATCCTGCGTGAACTCTCCCGTGTCTGA
- a CDS encoding SAV_2336 N-terminal domain-related protein gives MSEALDRLLQAWANVPLPSGAEATVLADALWLAASGTPAEGAPKVHDGLSDETTADPEPGEAPPVGGGAPPDGEAPVHRTESRELSVRGAGADTTVRGVPMSLGRADPLPDALAVGRAIQPFRRPWPRGGRDRLDVEATVEHYARGGPLVPLFHPAPEPWFEVVLLVDSSLSMSVWEETTRALTRLLTALGGFRTVHTWHLAWEQGAPVVRDHHGHEVPGGRVPHHGGGTRGRRMVLMVSDCAARGWHTPAPWLLLREWGERVPVALLDPLPPRLWRRSALNLPAVRVTAGRAGARNGALRYTLPPRLRPPANGANPAGPWTALPVVSCTPRSLGAWASTLMRADPRGCDAVLIPATGRPSTARDGAPPPRRPDPARLAEAFTRTAPTPAVRLAVLCAGLPELPLPLLHVLRDQAVPEARYADLAELLTSGLFAVRRDPGGDPVLALRAEAREHLGTHLTTHDMWLTKAALSHHAAAHPYAPQGITAVLHDALADTEIPAEPRAFAEKNVLVRQAGTATREARDDDARGMPPEAHRPGTTPREDTPADVTEDRAEDPTDAYAVLRQLRRFLEHSSWDRGTQHAELLLWRLTSYLISRLPAPWGGWPGQDTCFDDLRATKGSLTGADVLDDLVNRFSPEDVTFEKPVQGARDTGHDLVWKTPGGILSVDLKTQADFSWAQVTDAVRSGTIPPSASGPPVEFLLVLDESDKPEGLHDPASCVRLIRRGTSGQEAVVVLRLQTRYGRTPQDSRATLTDHLVLLHQLAGFQAFEELAREAAEASPPIPLDPGTLSDWFLGHAVPADERAFDWLTRLLVRRAGLTDDAEWSPYRLAALRHHALGEERRAKGRRSESLGRPITEFTGSTPEPHIRRPPDLQLRAAVEGFATGTGGLVLLIGAPGSGRTDASLEALRLLPDGYRVWEPPSPAALAAELDGPSSIGPHTVVRLEDAARHLLDESDGGLGERISAALRARLRRTDRDPVLVLGLLTPEVWNLLMTPPPAGAPDPHAQARALCREALSIQTPRTPGEDRISRYLSEPAPSRALLDAAIDARRCGHGPRLPLTLLRAAAPHYLPAPEQHSSDIWLASALDSLCADVPTGAALLSPVRPPAHETETWGEHWLPEHYLLSDELERYGSWVRDGIEPPEGLWDALAAHASRHDLEAVARAARERGDTARAERFHTLSQPTPRPEETLTPHDIAAPALRKLLRSTDLSDAQAGATVDRALEWLRVDPLAEEAQFVLNGLLSRTGLSRQVKSEAVRYALDWLDAHGAARAAEFVLGPLLAVTGLPGEQAGPTVHHALDWLGIHGQGDSAQFVLRPLLLRGDLPEEQARAAEGHALGWLEGRETDIQSQFALSAVLRKTDLDRTARNAFLRIGFDWLRAVDGHTAAKFVLRPLLQRSDLAPEEVRTGTAFALAWLREHGAARDAQFVLSALLHRGDLTPAEADAAVGYALAWLRPRTTDRAARFVLSPLLARTDLSHEAKAEAVALGTAWSLGRVGRGESDHGVKALVDRVTHQKDTPGRLILIMEIVGYAGRTTREQEHAQRALHDLASRVLPYEDAALRESWSTGDGMVVLFPVRMQRGYLVPRLLMRLESALNEHDNFGSLRLRIALHHGTVERKGAGWFGPGLVTAARLVESAPLRATLKAGSRAPVAVAISDALFSRAFATDANPASTFRVVFVGTKEGAEKAWISVAGYPEPPGIDAWTRPPGRRQ, from the coding sequence GTGTCTGAGGCCCTGGACCGTCTCCTGCAGGCGTGGGCCAATGTCCCGCTGCCTTCCGGAGCGGAGGCCACCGTCCTCGCCGACGCACTGTGGCTCGCCGCCTCCGGCACACCCGCCGAAGGCGCGCCGAAGGTCCACGACGGGCTCTCCGACGAGACGACCGCCGACCCGGAGCCCGGCGAGGCGCCTCCGGTCGGCGGCGGAGCACCACCTGACGGAGAGGCCCCCGTCCACCGCACGGAGAGCAGGGAACTGTCCGTGCGCGGCGCTGGAGCGGACACCACCGTCCGCGGCGTTCCGATGTCCCTGGGGCGGGCCGACCCGCTGCCCGACGCCCTCGCCGTCGGCCGCGCGATCCAGCCGTTCCGCAGGCCGTGGCCGCGTGGTGGACGCGACCGCCTCGACGTTGAGGCGACTGTGGAGCACTACGCGCGCGGCGGTCCGCTGGTGCCGTTGTTCCACCCGGCCCCCGAACCCTGGTTCGAAGTGGTGCTCCTCGTCGACTCCTCCCTGTCCATGAGCGTGTGGGAAGAGACCACCCGCGCCCTGACCCGACTCCTGACCGCCCTGGGAGGCTTCCGCACGGTGCACACCTGGCACCTCGCATGGGAGCAGGGTGCGCCGGTGGTGCGCGACCACCACGGCCACGAGGTGCCCGGCGGGCGCGTTCCCCACCATGGAGGCGGCACCCGGGGAAGGCGCATGGTCCTGATGGTCTCCGACTGCGCCGCCCGCGGTTGGCACACCCCCGCCCCCTGGCTGCTCCTGAGGGAATGGGGCGAGCGCGTCCCGGTGGCCCTGCTGGACCCGCTGCCCCCGCGCCTATGGCGCCGCTCCGCCCTCAACCTGCCCGCCGTACGCGTCACCGCAGGCCGGGCCGGCGCCCGGAACGGCGCCCTCCGCTACACCCTGCCGCCCCGGCTGAGGCCGCCCGCCAACGGCGCGAACCCGGCCGGACCATGGACCGCCCTGCCCGTGGTGTCCTGCACCCCGCGCTCCCTGGGCGCTTGGGCGAGCACCCTCATGCGTGCCGACCCCCGGGGCTGCGACGCCGTCCTCATCCCCGCCACCGGCCGCCCCTCCACGGCACGGGACGGCGCACCCCCTCCCCGACGGCCCGACCCCGCGCGGCTGGCCGAGGCGTTCACCCGCACGGCGCCCACTCCCGCCGTGCGACTCGCCGTCCTGTGCGCCGGCCTTCCCGAGCTGCCCCTGCCACTGCTGCACGTCCTGCGTGACCAGGCGGTGCCCGAGGCCCGGTACGCGGACCTCGCCGAGCTGCTCACCAGCGGACTGTTCGCGGTACGGCGCGATCCTGGCGGCGACCCCGTACTCGCCCTGCGCGCCGAAGCACGGGAACACCTCGGCACCCATCTGACGACTCACGACATGTGGCTCACCAAGGCCGCTCTCAGCCACCACGCGGCCGCCCACCCGTACGCCCCCCAGGGCATCACCGCCGTCCTCCACGACGCGCTGGCGGACACGGAGATCCCGGCGGAACCCCGGGCGTTCGCGGAGAAGAACGTCCTGGTACGGCAAGCCGGAACGGCGACACGGGAAGCGCGGGACGACGACGCCCGAGGCATGCCGCCGGAGGCACACCGGCCGGGCACGACACCGCGCGAGGACACGCCGGCGGACGTGACCGAAGACCGGGCCGAAGACCCGACCGACGCGTACGCGGTGCTGCGGCAACTGCGGCGCTTCCTTGAGCACAGCTCCTGGGACCGGGGCACGCAGCATGCCGAACTCCTCCTGTGGCGCCTGACCAGCTACCTGATCTCCCGGCTTCCGGCCCCCTGGGGCGGCTGGCCCGGACAGGACACGTGCTTCGACGACCTGCGCGCGACGAAGGGCTCCCTCACCGGTGCCGACGTGCTCGACGACCTCGTGAACCGCTTCTCTCCGGAGGACGTCACCTTCGAGAAGCCGGTCCAGGGCGCGCGCGACACCGGGCACGACCTGGTCTGGAAGACTCCCGGCGGTATCCTCTCCGTCGATCTGAAGACCCAGGCGGACTTCTCCTGGGCACAGGTGACGGATGCCGTGCGGTCCGGGACCATCCCCCCCTCGGCATCCGGCCCCCCGGTCGAGTTCCTGCTCGTCCTCGACGAGTCGGACAAACCCGAAGGCCTCCACGACCCGGCCTCCTGCGTGAGGTTGATCCGGAGAGGGACCAGCGGACAGGAAGCGGTCGTCGTCCTCCGCCTCCAGACCCGGTACGGAAGGACGCCCCAGGACAGCCGGGCCACGCTGACCGATCATCTGGTCCTACTGCACCAACTGGCGGGCTTCCAGGCGTTCGAGGAACTGGCGAGGGAGGCCGCCGAGGCGTCGCCCCCGATCCCGCTCGATCCCGGGACGCTGAGCGACTGGTTCCTCGGACACGCCGTCCCCGCCGACGAACGGGCCTTCGACTGGCTGACGCGCCTCCTCGTCCGACGAGCGGGGCTGACCGATGACGCCGAGTGGTCGCCCTACCGGCTCGCGGCGCTCCGCCACCACGCCCTGGGGGAGGAGCGCAGGGCGAAGGGCCGAAGGTCGGAGAGCCTCGGACGCCCGATCACCGAATTCACTGGAAGCACGCCCGAACCGCACATCAGACGTCCCCCCGACCTACAACTGCGCGCTGCCGTAGAGGGCTTCGCCACCGGTACGGGCGGACTGGTCCTGCTCATCGGCGCGCCCGGATCGGGCCGGACCGATGCGAGCCTGGAAGCATTGCGCCTGCTCCCGGACGGTTACCGGGTGTGGGAGCCTCCCAGCCCTGCCGCGCTGGCCGCCGAGCTCGACGGGCCCTCCTCGATCGGTCCACACACGGTGGTCCGGCTGGAGGACGCGGCACGCCACCTCCTGGACGAATCGGACGGAGGCCTCGGCGAACGGATCTCCGCCGCTCTGCGGGCACGGCTCCGGAGGACCGACCGGGATCCGGTGCTGGTGCTGGGCCTGCTGACACCGGAGGTCTGGAACCTCCTGATGACGCCCCCGCCGGCCGGCGCCCCGGACCCCCACGCGCAGGCCCGTGCCCTGTGCCGGGAGGCCCTGAGCATCCAGACGCCCCGGACACCGGGAGAGGACCGGATCAGCCGGTACCTCTCCGAGCCGGCCCCCTCCCGGGCGCTCCTGGACGCCGCGATCGACGCCCGGCGCTGCGGGCACGGCCCGCGACTTCCCCTCACCCTGCTGAGAGCGGCGGCCCCCCACTACCTGCCCGCACCCGAACAGCACAGCTCCGACATCTGGTTGGCGTCCGCCCTCGACTCGCTCTGCGCCGACGTGCCCACCGGCGCGGCTCTGCTGTCCCCCGTACGCCCCCCGGCGCACGAGACGGAGACATGGGGGGAGCACTGGCTCCCCGAGCACTACCTCCTCTCCGACGAGCTGGAACGGTACGGAAGCTGGGTCCGGGACGGCATCGAGCCGCCCGAAGGTCTGTGGGACGCACTGGCCGCGCACGCCTCCCGGCATGATCTGGAAGCCGTAGCCCGCGCCGCGCGGGAGCGGGGGGACACGGCGCGCGCGGAACGCTTCCACACCCTTTCCCAACCCACCCCACGGCCTGAGGAGACGCTCACCCCGCACGACATCGCCGCCCCCGCCCTGCGTAAACTGCTGCGGAGCACCGACCTGAGCGACGCGCAGGCGGGAGCCACCGTGGACCGGGCACTGGAGTGGCTGCGTGTCGACCCCCTCGCGGAGGAAGCCCAGTTCGTCCTCAACGGCCTCCTCTCCCGTACCGGCCTGTCCCGCCAGGTGAAGTCCGAAGCGGTACGGTACGCGCTGGACTGGCTGGACGCGCACGGGGCTGCACGGGCCGCGGAGTTCGTCCTCGGCCCGCTGCTGGCGGTCACCGGACTGCCCGGGGAACAGGCGGGCCCCACCGTGCACCACGCCCTGGACTGGCTCGGCATCCATGGACAGGGCGATTCGGCGCAGTTCGTGCTGCGCCCCCTGCTGTTGCGCGGGGACCTGCCGGAAGAACAGGCCCGGGCGGCGGAGGGGCACGCGCTGGGCTGGCTGGAAGGACGCGAGACCGACATCCAGAGCCAGTTCGCCCTCAGCGCCGTGCTGCGCAAGACGGACCTGGACCGAACCGCCCGGAACGCGTTCCTGCGGATCGGGTTCGACTGGCTGCGGGCGGTCGACGGGCACACCGCGGCCAAGTTCGTGCTCCGCCCCCTGTTGCAGCGCTCCGACCTCGCGCCCGAAGAGGTCCGGACCGGCACGGCGTTCGCCCTGGCGTGGCTGAGGGAGCACGGCGCCGCCCGTGACGCCCAGTTCGTCCTGAGCGCACTGCTCCACCGCGGCGACCTCACCCCCGCGGAAGCGGACGCCGCCGTGGGTTACGCGCTGGCCTGGCTCCGCCCCCGGACGACCGACCGGGCCGCCCGGTTCGTCCTCTCCCCGTTGCTTGCACGCACCGACCTGAGCCATGAAGCGAAGGCCGAGGCGGTGGCACTGGGGACGGCATGGAGCCTCGGCCGCGTGGGCAGGGGCGAGTCGGACCACGGAGTGAAGGCACTGGTCGACCGTGTCACGCACCAGAAGGACACGCCCGGTCGACTGATCCTGATCATGGAGATCGTCGGCTATGCCGGGCGAACGACTCGGGAGCAGGAACACGCGCAGCGTGCGTTGCACGATCTCGCCTCCCGCGTGCTGCCGTACGAGGATGCCGCACTCCGGGAGAGTTGGAGCACGGGGGACGGGATGGTCGTTCTCTTCCCTGTGCGCATGCAGCGTGGGTACCTCGTGCCCCGCTTGCTCATGCGCCTGGAGAGCGCGCTAAATGAACACGACAACTTTGGGTCGCTGAGGCTGCGCATCGCCCTGCATCACGGCACCGTCGAACGTAAGGGGGCGGGATGGTTCGGCCCGGGGCTGGTGACGGCGGCCCGACTGGTGGAGTCGGCGCCGCTGCGCGCGACGTTGAAGGCGGGGAGCCGTGCGCCAGTGGCCGTGGCGATCTCCGACGCCCTCTTCTCGCGTGCTTTTGCCACCGACGCCAATCCTGCTAGTACCTTCCGCGTCGTCTTTGTTGGAACTAAGGAGGGCGCGGAGAAAGCGTGGATCTCCGTGGCTGGGTACCCGGAGCCCCCGGGCATCGACGCATGGACCCGGCCACCTGGGAGGCGCCAGTGA
- a CDS encoding ABC transporter substrate-binding protein: MTYISVPRRGATAVLACTALAVVSGCGASDTGGGGPAAGGRVAGVTVTRDAALHEALPEQIKKAGTVRVATDVPYPPFAMFVTEGKSELTGLDYDLGQALGAKLGVRFAFTPTKFDGIVPALQAGKFDAAMSALTDNKERQKVVDFVDYSRSGSGILVAEGNPAKISTLDDLCGRKVGVQAATNQYKLLDAHQSTCRAAGRKPADIQTFPKDSDAQLALRSGKVIAEVVTKPAAGWSAKTADGGKAFDLAEDPEAPAGYRASPNGIAVSRRLPQLTEAIRRALQALIDDGTLTKICDKYGVASIAVKEATKNAAVD, encoded by the coding sequence TTGACGTACATCTCTGTGCCCCGCCGCGGGGCGACTGCCGTGCTGGCCTGCACGGCTCTGGCGGTGGTCTCCGGCTGCGGCGCGAGCGATACCGGCGGTGGTGGGCCGGCGGCCGGGGGCAGGGTCGCCGGGGTCACGGTCACGCGGGACGCGGCCCTCCACGAGGCCCTGCCCGAGCAGATCAAGAAGGCGGGCACCGTGCGCGTGGCCACGGACGTCCCCTACCCCCCGTTCGCGATGTTCGTCACCGAGGGGAAGAGCGAACTGACCGGCCTGGACTACGACCTCGGCCAGGCCCTGGGCGCGAAGCTCGGCGTCAGGTTCGCCTTCACCCCGACGAAGTTCGACGGCATCGTGCCCGCCCTCCAGGCCGGCAAGTTCGACGCCGCGATGTCGGCGCTGACCGACAACAAGGAGCGGCAGAAGGTCGTCGACTTCGTCGACTACTCGCGCTCCGGCTCGGGCATCCTGGTGGCCGAGGGCAACCCGGCGAAGATCAGCACGCTGGACGACCTCTGCGGCAGGAAGGTCGGCGTCCAGGCGGCGACCAACCAGTACAAGCTGCTCGACGCCCACCAGTCCACATGCCGGGCCGCCGGCCGGAAGCCGGCCGACATCCAGACCTTCCCCAAGGACTCCGACGCCCAACTCGCCCTGCGCTCCGGCAAGGTGATCGCGGAGGTCGTCACCAAGCCCGCCGCCGGCTGGTCGGCCAAGACCGCCGACGGCGGCAAGGCCTTCGACCTGGCCGAGGACCCCGAGGCGCCGGCCGGCTACCGCGCCTCGCCCAACGGCATCGCGGTCAGCAGACGACTCCCGCAACTGACCGAAGCGATCAGGCGGGCGCTCCAGGCGCTGATCGACGACGGCACCCTCACCAAGATCTGCGACAAGTACGGCGTCGCCTCCATCGCCGTGAAGGAAGCCACCAAGAACGCGGCGGTGGACTAG
- a CDS encoding amino acid ABC transporter permease has translation MTTTTHVGTPHTGETLAPDAFEIVPVRHWGRWVSAVAAVAALAGLVGSLAKNGNLHWDVVGHYLFAGLIFDGLATTLWLTAAAMTLGLVLGTLVAVMRLSDNPVLYGLSSLFVWVFRGTPLLVQIIFWGYAGALYQHVMIGIPFTGVTFFQADTNTLLTPSVAALLALGLNEAAYASEIVRAGIRSVDPGQTEAAHSLGMRPALTMRRIVLPQAMRVIIPPLGNETINMLKMTALVSVIAAHDLMSNIQDVYGQNYQVIPMLVVASLWYLALVSVLGVPQAWLERRYGRGTARSAEISPLRRLCAGPLTALRGRTQKEEGR, from the coding sequence ATGACCACCACCACCCACGTGGGCACACCGCACACCGGCGAGACCCTCGCACCCGACGCCTTCGAGATCGTCCCCGTCCGCCACTGGGGCCGATGGGTCTCCGCGGTGGCCGCCGTCGCCGCGCTGGCCGGCCTCGTCGGCTCGCTCGCGAAGAACGGCAACCTGCACTGGGACGTCGTCGGCCACTACCTGTTCGCCGGGCTCATCTTCGACGGCCTGGCCACCACCCTGTGGCTGACCGCCGCCGCGATGACCCTCGGCCTCGTCCTCGGCACCCTCGTCGCCGTCATGCGGCTCTCCGACAACCCGGTCCTGTACGGCCTCTCGTCGCTGTTCGTCTGGGTCTTCCGCGGCACCCCCCTGCTCGTACAGATCATCTTCTGGGGCTACGCCGGAGCCCTCTACCAGCACGTGATGATCGGCATCCCGTTCACCGGCGTCACCTTCTTCCAGGCCGACACCAACACCCTGCTCACCCCGTCCGTCGCGGCCCTGCTCGCGCTCGGCCTGAACGAGGCCGCGTACGCCTCCGAGATCGTCCGCGCCGGGATCCGGTCTGTCGACCCGGGGCAGACCGAGGCGGCCCACTCGCTCGGCATGCGCCCCGCACTCACCATGCGGCGGATCGTGCTGCCCCAGGCGATGCGGGTGATCATCCCGCCGCTGGGCAACGAGACGATCAACATGCTCAAGATGACCGCCCTCGTGTCGGTGATCGCGGCGCACGACCTGATGTCCAACATCCAGGACGTGTACGGGCAGAACTACCAGGTTATCCCGATGCTCGTGGTGGCATCGCTCTGGTACCTGGCTCTGGTCAGCGTCTTGGGCGTCCCGCAGGCCTGGCTCGAACGCCGCTACGGGCGCGGCACGGCCCGTAGCGCGGAGATCTCCCCCCTGCGACGCCTGTGCGCCGGACCCCTCACCGCCCTGCGCGGCCGCACACAGAAGGAGGAGGGCCGTTGA
- a CDS encoding amino acid ABC transporter ATP-binding protein, with product MVHAEGVRKHFGKLQVLKGIDLTVERGQVCCLLGPSGSGKSTFLRCINHLEKIDGGRLSVDGEPVGHRPQGTRLHELREREVAARRRDIGMVFQRFNLFPHMTALENVMEAPVKVAGATRDRARDEARALLDQVGLADREGHYPAELSGGQQQRVAIARALAMKPKLMLFDEPTSALDPELVGDVLDVMRRLADDGMTMVVVTHEIGFAREVADLAVFMDEGVVVESGDPRRVLAEPEQERTRAFLSKVL from the coding sequence ATGGTGCACGCCGAGGGCGTGCGCAAGCACTTCGGGAAGCTCCAGGTCCTCAAGGGCATCGACCTGACGGTCGAACGCGGCCAGGTGTGCTGCCTCCTGGGGCCCTCCGGGTCCGGCAAGTCCACGTTCCTGCGGTGCATCAACCATCTGGAGAAGATCGACGGAGGACGCCTCTCCGTCGACGGCGAACCGGTCGGCCACCGGCCGCAGGGCACTCGCCTCCACGAGTTGCGTGAGCGCGAGGTCGCCGCCCGGCGGCGCGACATCGGCATGGTGTTCCAGCGGTTCAACCTCTTCCCGCACATGACCGCCCTGGAGAACGTCATGGAGGCCCCCGTCAAGGTCGCCGGCGCCACCCGCGACCGGGCCCGCGACGAGGCGAGGGCCCTGCTCGACCAGGTGGGGCTCGCCGACCGGGAGGGCCACTACCCGGCCGAGCTCTCGGGCGGCCAGCAGCAGCGCGTCGCCATCGCCCGCGCCCTCGCCATGAAACCGAAACTGATGCTGTTCGACGAGCCGACGTCGGCGCTCGACCCCGAACTCGTCGGCGACGTCCTCGACGTCATGCGCCGGCTCGCCGACGACGGCATGACCATGGTCGTCGTCACGCACGAGATCGGCTTCGCCCGCGAAGTCGCCGACCTGGCCGTCTTCATGGACGAAGGCGTCGTCGTCGAATCCGGTGACCCCCGACGGGTCCTGGCCGAACCGGAGCAGGAACGCACCCGCGCCTTCCTGTCGAAGGTCCTGTGA
- a CDS encoding M20 family metallopeptidase → MSAPPRQRPLDEALLSLSHAHQARYLEDLAELVAIDSGSYSADGVNRVADLVRAHLERLDFSVERVPLPPAHGHRTGDVLIGRKEGRLAVADGGRRLLLAAHMDTVFDDGAAAERPFSLSGSLAHGPGVSDDKGGLVAGLAALEILASAGIEDYAELVFLATPDEEIGSPASRPVTRRAAEGAHYALALECARENGDLVIARKGVADFRVTVTGRAAHAGIEPERGANAALAAAHLVIAIQALNGTWEGVTLNVGVVRAGSRFNIVCPDAELLVEIRSATDSGMRAATVALEEAASWCVVPGTRATVEELASCPPMEDTAASRRMFARAQDIGVRLGLTFGATATGGVGDANTIAGTGVPTLDGLGPVGGADHTPEEWLDVSTVPARVALLASLIADLGDGRSD, encoded by the coding sequence GTGAGCGCCCCGCCCCGGCAGCGGCCCCTCGACGAAGCGCTGCTGTCCCTGTCCCACGCACACCAGGCCCGGTACCTCGAAGACCTGGCCGAACTCGTCGCGATCGACTCCGGCTCGTACAGCGCCGACGGCGTCAACCGGGTCGCCGACCTGGTCCGGGCCCACCTGGAGCGGCTGGACTTCTCCGTGGAACGCGTCCCGCTGCCGCCGGCCCACGGACACCGCACCGGAGACGTGCTCATCGGCCGCAAAGAAGGTCGCCTCGCCGTCGCCGACGGTGGCCGCAGACTCCTGCTCGCCGCGCACATGGACACTGTCTTCGACGACGGGGCCGCCGCCGAACGCCCCTTCTCCCTCAGCGGATCCCTCGCCCACGGACCTGGCGTCAGCGACGACAAGGGAGGCCTGGTCGCGGGCCTCGCCGCCCTCGAGATCCTCGCCTCGGCCGGCATCGAGGACTACGCGGAACTCGTCTTCCTCGCCACACCCGACGAGGAGATCGGCTCACCCGCCAGCAGGCCGGTCACCCGGCGGGCGGCCGAAGGGGCGCACTACGCCCTCGCCCTCGAATGCGCCCGGGAGAACGGCGACCTGGTCATCGCGCGCAAGGGTGTGGCCGACTTCAGGGTCACCGTCACCGGCCGCGCCGCACACGCGGGCATCGAACCCGAACGCGGAGCGAACGCGGCACTGGCCGCCGCCCACCTCGTCATCGCGATCCAAGCGCTGAACGGCACGTGGGAGGGCGTCACCCTCAACGTGGGCGTCGTGCGCGCGGGCAGCCGCTTCAACATCGTCTGCCCCGACGCGGAACTCCTCGTCGAGATCCGCTCGGCCACGGACAGCGGCATGCGCGCGGCCACCGTCGCCCTCGAGGAGGCCGCCTCGTGGTGCGTCGTCCCCGGCACCCGCGCCACCGTCGAGGAACTCGCGTCCTGCCCGCCGATGGAGGACACTGCCGCCTCCCGCAGGATGTTCGCCCGGGCCCAGGACATCGGCGTACGCCTGGGGCTGACCTTCGGCGCCACGGCGACGGGCGGCGTGGGGGACGCCAACACCATCGCCGGCACAGGGGTTCCGACGCTGGACGGTCTGGGACCGGTCGGCGGCGCCGACCACACCCCCGAGGAGTGGCTCGACGTCAGTACGGTCCCGGCCAGGGTCGCCCTGCTCGCCTCCCTCATCGCCGACCTCGGCGACGGCCGCAGCGACTGA
- a CDS encoding MurR/RpiR family transcriptional regulator, protein MASGALADVIRHKLGDLSPAERKVARVLLANYPSAGFETVAVLAERAGVSAPTVIRFVNRLGYRGFPDFQTALREELDERNASPLSLYESADRTRTDEAPDGEASLLEQGSRLFSSAVAQTLTELPPHDLEHAVSLLADGKRRITLAGGRFTHLLAQYLGLHLMQLRGDIRLLPAGDVERTAALGALTRRDVLVVFDYRRYEQDKVTMAQLALEQGAKVVLFTDRWLSPVSAHAEVVLTSLVTTPSPYDSLVPTLAVVETVVAGVVAALGEDAPARLRHTEEIARRIGLQ, encoded by the coding sequence ATGGCCTCCGGCGCACTCGCCGACGTGATCCGGCACAAGCTGGGCGATCTCAGCCCGGCCGAGCGCAAGGTCGCCCGCGTCCTCCTGGCCAACTACCCCTCCGCCGGCTTCGAGACCGTCGCCGTCCTCGCCGAACGGGCGGGCGTCAGCGCCCCCACCGTCATCCGCTTCGTCAACCGGCTCGGCTACCGGGGCTTCCCCGACTTCCAGACCGCCCTGCGCGAGGAACTCGACGAGCGCAACGCCTCGCCGTTGTCCCTGTACGAATCCGCCGACCGCACCCGCACCGACGAGGCACCGGACGGCGAAGCATCCCTTCTCGAGCAGGGCAGCAGACTGTTCAGCTCCGCCGTCGCGCAGACCCTCACCGAACTCCCGCCGCACGACCTGGAACACGCCGTCTCGCTCCTGGCCGACGGCAAACGGCGCATCACCCTGGCCGGCGGCCGCTTCACCCATCTCCTCGCCCAGTACCTCGGACTGCACCTCATGCAGTTGCGCGGCGACATCCGGCTCCTGCCCGCGGGCGACGTCGAGCGGACCGCGGCACTCGGTGCGCTCACGCGCCGCGACGTCCTGGTCGTCTTCGACTACCGCCGCTACGAGCAGGACAAGGTCACCATGGCCCAACTCGCCCTGGAACAGGGCGCGAAGGTCGTCCTGTTCACCGACCGATGGCTGTCCCCGGTCTCCGCGCACGCCGAGGTCGTGCTGACCAGCCTGGTCACGACGCCGTCGCCGTACGACAGTCTGGTGCCCACCCTCGCGGTGGTCGAGACCGTCGTCGCCGGGGTCGTCGCGGCGCTCGGCGAGGACGCGCCCGCGCGTCTGCGGCACACCGAGGAGATCGCGCGGCGTATCGGTCTGCAGTGA